A section of the Mergibacter septicus genome encodes:
- the rsmA gene encoding 16S rRNA (adenine(1518)-N(6)/adenine(1519)-N(6))-dimethyltransferase RsmA has translation MTSKTHLGHTARKRFGQNFLHDQQVINNIVAAINPQKEDYLVEIGPGLGALTEPVAEQVDHLTVVELDRDLAKRLRHHPFLHQKLTVIEQDAMRFNFATLSAEVGKKLRVFGNLPYNISTPLMFHLFDFHHQIQDMHFMLQKEVVKRLCAGTNSKAYGRLTIMAQYFCQVMPVLDVPPHAFKPAPKVDSAVVRLVPHTTLPYPVKELYWLNRVCTQAFNQRRKTLRNALSTLFTSEQLSELKIDLNARAENLTIADYARLANWLSDNPPPTESE, from the coding sequence ATGACATCAAAAACACATTTAGGACATACCGCTCGAAAACGCTTTGGGCAAAACTTCTTACACGATCAACAAGTTATTAACAATATCGTCGCTGCAATTAATCCTCAAAAAGAGGACTACTTAGTTGAAATTGGTCCGGGATTAGGGGCATTAACTGAACCTGTTGCTGAGCAAGTTGATCATCTAACTGTCGTTGAGCTAGATCGAGATTTAGCTAAACGTTTACGCCATCACCCATTTTTACATCAAAAATTAACCGTCATTGAACAAGATGCAATGCGCTTTAATTTTGCTACATTATCTGCAGAAGTTGGAAAAAAATTACGTGTATTCGGCAATTTACCCTACAATATTTCTACCCCATTAATGTTTCATCTCTTTGATTTCCATCATCAAATCCAAGATATGCATTTTATGTTACAAAAAGAGGTGGTAAAACGTTTATGTGCTGGCACAAATAGTAAAGCGTATGGACGTTTAACAATAATGGCTCAATATTTTTGCCAAGTTATGCCAGTACTAGACGTACCACCACACGCTTTTAAACCTGCACCAAAGGTGGACTCAGCAGTGGTAAGGCTTGTTCCTCATACCACCTTACCATACCCTGTAAAAGAGCTTTACTGGCTAAACAGAGTATGTACTCAAGCATTTAATCAACGACGTAAGACACTTCGCAACGCATTATCTACCCTCTTTACTTCCGAACAATTAAGCGAGCTAAAGATCGATCTAAATGCGAGAGCTGAAAACTTAACTATTGCAGATTATGCACGCCTAGCCAATTGGTTAAGCGATAATCCACCACCAACAGAAAGTGAGTAA
- the ruvX gene encoding Holliday junction resolvase RuvX has translation MLNLTVLAFDFGLKSIGCAVGQSITCTAQALPAFKAQDGIPNWQVVEKCLNEWQPDKLVVGLPLNMDGTEQELTHLARKFANRLHSRFGYQVELQDERLTTTEAKAEIFARGGFKALEKGKIDSISACLILESWFENQC, from the coding sequence ATGTTAAATTTAACCGTTCTCGCTTTTGATTTTGGATTAAAAAGTATTGGTTGTGCAGTTGGACAAAGTATTACTTGTACCGCTCAAGCCTTACCCGCTTTCAAAGCCCAAGATGGTATTCCAAATTGGCAAGTCGTTGAAAAATGTTTGAATGAATGGCAACCAGACAAATTAGTAGTAGGGTTACCATTAAATATGGATGGGACAGAACAGGAATTAACTCATCTTGCTCGTAAATTTGCTAATCGTTTACACAGTCGTTTTGGATATCAAGTAGAACTCCAAGATGAACGTTTAACCACAACAGAAGCAAAAGCAGAAATTTTTGCTCGTGGTGGGTTTAAAGCATTAGAAAAAGGAAAAATTGATTCAATTTCCGCTTGTTTAATACTAGAAAGTTGGTTTGAAAATCAGTGCTAA
- the tpiA gene encoding triose-phosphate isomerase, translating to MARRPLVMGNWKLNGSKAFTRELIAGLEQELATVEGCDIAIAPPVMYLAEAETALANSKIALGTQNVDLQQNGAFTGNISATMLKEFGVKYVIIGHSERRAYHQESDKFIAEKFAVLKEQGLVPVLCIGESEAENEAGKTEEVCAKQIDAVLETLGAEAFNGAVIAYEPIWAIGTGKSATPAQAQAVHAFIRNHIAKKDAKVAAQVILQYGGSVNDSNAAELFTQPDIDGALVGGASLKAGAFATIVKAAAKAKS from the coding sequence ATGGCACGTCGTCCTTTAGTGATGGGTAACTGGAAATTAAATGGTAGCAAAGCATTTACACGTGAATTGATTGCAGGGTTAGAACAAGAATTAGCCACAGTAGAAGGTTGTGATATTGCAATTGCTCCACCTGTGATGTATTTAGCTGAGGCAGAAACTGCATTAGCCAATAGCAAGATTGCATTAGGAACACAAAATGTTGATTTGCAACAAAATGGTGCTTTTACTGGCAATATCTCTGCAACAATGTTGAAAGAATTTGGTGTGAAGTATGTCATTATTGGGCATTCTGAACGTCGAGCTTATCATCAAGAGAGTGATAAATTTATTGCTGAAAAATTTGCTGTGCTAAAAGAACAAGGCTTAGTACCAGTGTTATGTATTGGTGAAAGTGAAGCAGAAAACGAAGCGGGAAAAACCGAAGAAGTGTGTGCAAAACAAATTGACGCTGTATTAGAAACCTTAGGTGCAGAAGCATTTAATGGTGCGGTTATCGCTTACGAACCAATTTGGGCGATTGGTACAGGAAAATCAGCAACACCAGCACAAGCACAAGCAGTGCACGCTTTTATCCGTAATCATATTGCGAAAAAAGATGCAAAAGTGGCAGCACAAGTAATTTTACAATATGGTGGTTCGGTTAATGATAGCAATGCAGCAGAATTATTTACTCAACCAGATATTGATGGCGCATTAGTTGGTGGTGCTTCATTAAAAGCAGGGGCTTTTGCCACTATCGTTAAAGCTGCTGCAAAAGCGAAAAGTTAA
- the rsmE gene encoding 16S rRNA (uracil(1498)-N(3))-methyltransferase gives MRIPRIYHPEKLDGQQSCYLSEDATNHIARVLRMNVGDQLELFDGSNYIYPAEIIEISKKNVKVEIKDCLFSDKESPLPIHLGQVISRGERMEFTIQKSVELGVKVITPLWSERCGVKLDEQRMEKKIRQWQKIAISACEQCGRNIVPTIRPLMKLQAWGEENDGALKLNLHPRAKFGIRHLPSIPSAGVRLLIGAEGGLSVTEITQMQQQGFIDILLGSRVLRTETASLTAITALQVCYGDLG, from the coding sequence ATGAGAATTCCCCGTATTTATCACCCTGAAAAGCTAGATGGACAACAATCTTGTTACTTGAGTGAAGACGCCACCAATCATATTGCTCGTGTTTTACGAATGAATGTTGGTGATCAACTTGAACTATTCGATGGCAGTAATTATATCTATCCTGCCGAGATTATTGAAATAAGTAAAAAGAATGTAAAGGTTGAAATCAAAGATTGTCTTTTCTCAGATAAAGAATCACCACTTCCAATTCATTTAGGGCAAGTGATTTCTCGTGGCGAGCGAATGGAATTTACCATTCAAAAATCGGTTGAATTAGGTGTTAAAGTAATTACTCCGTTATGGTCGGAACGTTGCGGAGTAAAACTAGACGAACAACGAATGGAGAAAAAAATACGCCAATGGCAAAAAATTGCTATTTCAGCCTGTGAACAATGTGGACGAAATATTGTCCCTACTATTCGTCCATTAATGAAATTACAGGCTTGGGGAGAAGAAAATGATGGTGCATTGAAACTTAATTTGCATCCACGTGCAAAATTCGGCATTCGTCATTTACCCTCGATACCTTCAGCAGGGGTACGTCTTTTAATTGGTGCTGAAGGGGGATTATCTGTTACAGAGATCACACAAATGCAACAACAAGGCTTTATAGATATTCTCTTAGGATCTCGAGTCCTCCGTACTGAAACTGCATCTTTAACTGCAATTACAGCCTTACAAGTTTGTTATGGTGATTTAGGTTAA
- the proB gene encoding glutamate 5-kinase: protein MKRLKTIILKFGTSVLTQGTASLNRPHILDLVRQCAILHQQGYRLVIVSSGAVAAGRDYLNNPPLPPTIASKQLLAAVGQSQLIQTWEQLFDIYGIKIGQVLLSRADVEDRERFLNARDTLYALLENKIIPIINENDAVATAEIKVGDNDNLSALVAILVHADQLYLLTDQQGLFDSDPRTNPQAQLIETIPKINHQLRKIAGGSISGLGTGGMNTKVTAADIATRSGVETIIASGSRQNVIIELAEGKAIGTKFLIPTDLLGQRKHWLFAAPIAGVLHLDQGAEQAITIQHKSLLPAGIMQIEGTFSRGEVVLLRNQQGKDLARGMVRYGSEALNLIKGKQSQQIEPILGYEYGAVAIHCDDLVCLQ from the coding sequence ATGAAAAGATTAAAAACTATTATTTTGAAATTTGGTACCAGTGTACTAACGCAAGGTACAGCAAGTTTGAATCGTCCTCATATCTTAGATCTTGTTCGCCAGTGTGCAATATTACATCAACAAGGATATCGCTTAGTCATTGTCAGCTCAGGTGCCGTTGCAGCAGGAAGAGATTATTTAAATAATCCTCCATTACCACCCACCATTGCTTCAAAACAATTACTTGCTGCAGTAGGGCAAAGCCAATTAATTCAAACTTGGGAACAACTTTTTGATATTTATGGGATTAAAATTGGGCAAGTACTTTTAAGTCGAGCCGATGTTGAAGATCGGGAACGTTTCTTAAATGCTCGAGATACTTTATATGCACTTTTAGAAAATAAAATTATTCCTATCATCAATGAAAATGATGCGGTTGCCACTGCCGAAATTAAGGTTGGTGATAACGATAATTTATCTGCATTAGTGGCAATCTTAGTTCATGCAGATCAACTTTATTTACTCACTGATCAACAAGGACTTTTCGATAGTGATCCACGTACTAATCCACAAGCTCAACTGATTGAAACCATTCCTAAAATTAACCACCAACTACGTAAAATAGCTGGTGGTAGTATTTCAGGATTAGGAACAGGGGGAATGAATACCAAAGTAACCGCAGCAGATATCGCTACACGGTCAGGTGTTGAAACAATTATCGCCTCAGGTAGTCGCCAAAATGTCATTATTGAATTAGCTGAAGGAAAGGCGATAGGAACAAAATTTTTAATTCCAACAGATCTGCTAGGACAACGTAAACATTGGCTTTTTGCTGCACCTATTGCAGGCGTACTCCATCTAGATCAAGGTGCAGAACAAGCAATAACAATACAACATAAATCATTATTACCTGCTGGTATTATGCAAATAGAAGGCACTTTTTCACGTGGAGAGGTTGTTTTACTACGCAATCAACAAGGCAAAGATCTGGCTCGGGGTATGGTACGCTATGGTAGTGAAGCTCTCAATTTAATTAAAGGGAAGCAATCACAGCAAATTGAACCTATTTTAGGCTATGAATATGGTGCAGTTGCAATCCATTGTGATGACTTAGTTTGCTTACAATAA
- the proA gene encoding glutamate-5-semialdehyde dehydrogenase, whose translation MINLIEIGKKAKQAAFQLAQISSKIKNQALLEIAQQLELQQEKILQANTQDLAEAKQNGISEALLDRLQLTPTRLLTIANDVRNVVSLADPVGRIIDGGTLDSGLKIERIRVPVGVIATIYEARPNVTIDVASLCLKTGNAVILRGGKETYRTNAALVEVIQHALTITGLPQYAVQAITQPDRELVMQLLKLDQYVDMVIPRGGAGLHQLCKTHSTIPVIVGGIGVCHLFVEQSADQEKALAVIENAKTQRCSTCNTLETLLVEADIAQQFLPKLAHHLAGRVTFHARGKALQLLQQTNAKVIELQEENLYQEWLSLDLNVVIVENLDEAITHIRQYGSQHSDGILTQNPQLATAFVQQVDAAAIYINASTRFTDGAEFGLGAEVAVSTQKLHARGPMGLDALTTYKWVCSGDYLCRK comes from the coding sequence ATGATTAATTTAATTGAAATAGGTAAAAAAGCAAAACAAGCCGCTTTTCAACTTGCTCAAATCTCATCTAAAATTAAAAACCAAGCTTTACTCGAAATAGCACAACAACTTGAATTACAACAAGAAAAAATTTTACAGGCTAATACACAAGATTTAGCCGAAGCAAAACAAAATGGCATTAGTGAAGCATTATTAGATCGTTTACAACTCACTCCAACTCGCCTGCTTACCATTGCAAATGATGTTCGTAACGTTGTATCCCTCGCCGATCCTGTTGGTAGAATTATTGATGGCGGAACTTTAGATAGTGGTCTAAAAATTGAACGTATTCGTGTACCCGTTGGGGTTATTGCAACAATTTATGAAGCTCGCCCAAATGTAACTATTGATGTTGCCAGCCTCTGTTTAAAAACTGGCAATGCGGTCATCTTACGTGGTGGTAAAGAAACATACCGCACGAATGCGGCTTTGGTCGAGGTTATTCAACACGCTTTAACAATCACTGGACTACCACAATACGCTGTACAAGCTATCACTCAACCTGATCGTGAATTAGTGATGCAATTACTAAAGCTCGATCAATATGTAGATATGGTTATTCCACGAGGTGGTGCGGGATTACATCAACTTTGCAAAACACATTCCACTATTCCAGTGATCGTAGGAGGCATAGGTGTCTGCCATCTTTTTGTTGAACAAAGTGCAGATCAAGAAAAAGCTCTAGCTGTCATAGAAAATGCCAAAACCCAACGTTGTAGCACTTGTAATACTTTAGAAACTTTACTGGTAGAAGCCGATATTGCCCAACAATTTTTACCAAAATTAGCTCACCACCTAGCAGGACGAGTAACTTTTCACGCTAGAGGTAAAGCCTTACAACTATTACAACAAACAAATGCCAAAGTCATAGAATTACAAGAGGAAAACCTCTATCAAGAATGGTTATCTTTAGATTTGAATGTCGTGATTGTCGAAAACTTAGATGAGGCAATCACTCATATTCGCCAATATGGCAGTCAACATTCAGACGGTATTTTAACCCAAAACCCACAACTGGCAACAGCATTTGTGCAACAAGTTGATGCAGCAGCAATCTATATTAATGCAAGCACTCGCTTTACTGATGGTGCTGAATTCGGGTTAGGTGCAGAAGTCGCAGTTAGTACACAAAAACTACATGCTCGAGGTCCAATGGGACTTGATGCCTTAACAACGTATAAATGGGTGTGTAGTGGTGATTATCTTTGCCGAAAATAA
- the radA gene encoding DNA repair protein RadA translates to MAKNKVSYVCSSCGYDTARWLGQCPACKEWNTITEFKPATISKTSASLQRSTGGGYAGSTTGKGARKLNDVIIEEAKRVSTGQAEFDRVLGGGITLGSVVLASGDPGAGKTTLLTQIAAYMSYLMPTMYVTAEESLSQWKKRALERLNLNFNDDNFWLDDTDCVEDILTSVKEKGIKLLIADSIQAFESSEVEGSAGGITQVKACAKILNRLCKTYGVTLILVGQVNKNSQMAGPQVLKHIIDTAVHIDVTEGSVRLLRSDKNRFGDTDQVGVFQMTGKRGMVSVTNPSRLFLSGSDEKFSGSAVCVIKDGARNLLVEIQALVTEVEGEKAMRNCIGIAYNRLNLITQVLKKHGGIRTFYDINVGLVGGLKLNETETSTDLAVAAALISSINDTPVPDDSVFIGEIALTGEIRQVQGGISRVKEALNHGKKIIYLPKANYCKEMVEACTEGQRLIPVKNIRELIESLS, encoded by the coding sequence ATGGCTAAAAATAAAGTAAGTTACGTCTGTTCTTCTTGTGGTTATGATACCGCTCGTTGGCTTGGACAATGCCCTGCCTGTAAAGAATGGAATACTATTACTGAATTTAAACCTGCCACCATTTCTAAAACAAGTGCAAGCCTACAACGCTCTACTGGGGGCGGTTATGCAGGGAGTACAACAGGAAAAGGGGCAAGAAAACTCAATGATGTGATCATTGAAGAAGCGAAAAGAGTCAGTACAGGGCAAGCAGAGTTTGATCGTGTGCTAGGCGGAGGAATTACACTCGGCTCAGTTGTACTTGCCTCTGGTGATCCGGGAGCTGGAAAAACAACACTGCTTACTCAAATTGCCGCCTATATGAGTTACTTAATGCCAACAATGTATGTAACAGCGGAAGAAAGTCTATCACAATGGAAAAAACGTGCTTTAGAACGTCTCAATCTTAACTTTAATGATGACAATTTCTGGCTTGATGATACTGATTGTGTTGAAGATATTCTCACCAGTGTAAAAGAAAAAGGGATCAAACTCCTTATAGCCGACTCAATTCAAGCCTTTGAATCTAGCGAAGTCGAAGGATCAGCGGGAGGAATCACTCAAGTTAAGGCATGTGCTAAAATTCTCAATCGACTATGTAAAACCTATGGCGTAACATTAATTTTAGTGGGACAGGTTAATAAAAACTCTCAAATGGCAGGCCCTCAGGTACTCAAACATATTATCGACACGGCGGTACATATTGATGTTACTGAAGGGAGTGTACGTCTCTTACGCTCAGACAAAAACCGCTTTGGAGATACAGATCAAGTGGGTGTCTTTCAAATGACAGGAAAGCGTGGCATGGTATCTGTTACTAACCCAAGCCGTCTTTTTCTTTCTGGTAGTGATGAAAAATTTAGCGGTTCTGCAGTCTGTGTTATTAAAGATGGCGCAAGAAACCTATTAGTTGAAATTCAAGCCTTGGTTACTGAAGTAGAGGGTGAAAAAGCGATGCGAAACTGTATTGGCATCGCTTACAATCGCCTTAATCTGATCACTCAAGTGCTGAAAAAACACGGAGGTATTCGTACCTTCTATGATATTAATGTTGGCTTAGTTGGTGGACTAAAACTTAACGAGACTGAAACCTCAACCGATCTTGCCGTTGCCGCCGCACTGATTAGCTCAATCAATGATACCCCAGTCCCTGATGATAGTGTCTTTATCGGTGAAATCGCTTTAACGGGGGAAATTCGCCAAGTGCAAGGGGGCATTTCAAGAGTGAAAGAAGCTTTAAATCACGGAAAAAAAATCATTTACCTACCGAAAGCTAACTACTGCAAAGAAATGGTGGAGGCTTGTACCGAAGGGCAACGCCTCATTCCAGTAAAAAACATACGAGAATTAATCGAATCTTTAAGTTAA
- a CDS encoding YqgE/AlgH family protein, with amino-acid sequence MKNSHSAELQQLQNHFLVATPRINDEIFQNTVIYVCQHNNEGSMGIVINQPTSISVAEIIAQSNFMMAKERSYPASWVLAGGPVNTERGFILHTPTKQQFMNSRKVSERLCLTTSIDIIDILGTEQEPEKYLVALGCAGWSEGQLEKEIRQNVWQVLPADEKILFDTDYLQRWDEVYKQLGVNIHSLASYVGNA; translated from the coding sequence ATGAAAAACAGTCATTCAGCTGAATTACAACAGTTACAAAACCATTTTTTAGTGGCTACCCCTAGGATCAATGATGAAATATTTCAAAATACAGTAATCTATGTTTGTCAGCATAATAATGAAGGCAGTATGGGGATTGTGATTAACCAGCCCACTAGCATTAGTGTTGCTGAAATTATTGCTCAAAGTAATTTTATGATGGCAAAAGAACGGAGTTATCCAGCATCGTGGGTTTTAGCAGGTGGACCAGTGAATACTGAACGTGGTTTTATTTTACATACCCCAACTAAACAGCAGTTTATGAATAGTCGCAAAGTTAGTGAACGCCTCTGTTTGACAACCTCAATTGATATTATTGATATTCTTGGAACTGAACAAGAACCTGAAAAATATCTGGTTGCATTGGGCTGTGCTGGTTGGAGCGAAGGTCAACTTGAAAAAGAAATCCGTCAAAATGTATGGCAGGTATTGCCTGCTGATGAAAAGATTTTATTTGATACTGATTATTTACAACGTTGGGATGAAGTCTATAAACAACTTGGCGTTAATATTCATAGTCTAGCCTCTTATGTAGGAAATGCTTAA
- the pyrR gene encoding bifunctional pyr operon transcriptional regulator/uracil phosphoribosyltransferase PyrR codes for MEKVIIEQERFFRTISRISHEIIEKHQNLNQLVIVGIKRRGAELAELIQHKINELTQIQLPIMALDITFYRDDLSYAEVNASPIYQGVSNPVDIQNKIVILVDDVLFTGRTIRSALDALVDFGRAAKTELVVLVDRGHRELPIRADYVGKNLPTSRQEQVQVCTQKYDGCYQVVLITK; via the coding sequence ATGGAAAAAGTCATTATTGAGCAAGAACGATTTTTCCGCACTATTTCCCGGATATCACACGAAATTATTGAAAAACATCAAAATTTGAATCAACTAGTGATAGTCGGAATAAAAAGACGTGGTGCGGAGCTTGCCGAATTAATTCAACATAAAATCAATGAATTAACTCAAATCCAACTACCAATTATGGCGTTGGATATTACTTTTTATCGAGATGATCTCTCTTATGCTGAAGTAAATGCATCACCTATTTATCAAGGCGTATCTAATCCTGTTGATATTCAAAATAAGATCGTCATTTTAGTTGATGATGTCCTGTTCACTGGTAGGACTATTCGATCAGCATTAGATGCCTTGGTTGATTTTGGACGTGCTGCCAAAACAGAATTGGTGGTATTAGTTGATCGAGGGCATCGTGAATTACCAATCCGAGCAGATTATGTAGGCAAAAACTTACCTACTTCTCGTCAAGAGCAAGTTCAAGTTTGTACGCAAAAATACGATGGTTGCTATCAGGTTGTTTTAATCACAAAGTAA
- a CDS encoding CYTH domain-containing protein — protein sequence MKNEIEIKLLVNQTFANFFNQKINNYQILQCHQHQLDNCYYDTHDHLFSQLRSGLRVRKENQQFIMTLKTAGSTTGGLHIRPEYNVHLATAEPDLALLQQFAELQLPRPLSVLQTELQPIFRTDFTRHSWLLELENGSKIEVALDQGIISAKQQQIEIKEIEFELQQGCINDLLTFIQHLPLIDGIRLSAISKAERGYLLAGIGEKRTFNFTTQWQHLCKHIPRDFTFITSLFEYEQQLSEYTANLVPVDFINKPQETQQLLNAFYQLYQLDLQQLSLLDSIATQNNFETINQLFESNQRLYSNLQQLIKYYQLEQNNVLVIQRLQAIFHQARYVIRNINWLKLLHQS from the coding sequence ATGAAAAATGAGATAGAAATTAAGCTTTTAGTGAATCAAACATTCGCTAACTTCTTTAATCAAAAAATCAATAATTACCAAATTTTACAATGCCATCAGCATCAATTAGACAATTGCTATTATGACACGCACGATCATCTTTTTTCTCAACTTCGTAGTGGATTACGTGTTAGAAAAGAAAATCAACAATTTATAATGACCTTAAAAACTGCGGGCAGTACAACTGGTGGGTTACATATTCGTCCTGAATATAATGTTCATTTAGCAACAGCAGAACCAGATCTGGCTTTGCTACAACAATTTGCAGAGTTACAACTACCACGCCCACTTTCTGTCTTACAAACTGAGTTACAACCTATTTTTCGTACTGATTTTACCCGACATAGCTGGCTATTAGAATTGGAAAATGGCAGTAAAATTGAAGTGGCTCTTGATCAAGGGATAATTAGTGCTAAACAACAACAGATTGAAATTAAGGAAATTGAATTTGAATTACAACAAGGTTGTATCAACGATTTACTCACTTTTATCCAACATTTACCGTTGATTGATGGAATTAGACTAAGTGCAATTAGTAAAGCAGAACGTGGCTATTTGCTAGCAGGAATTGGAGAAAAAAGAACATTCAATTTTACCACTCAATGGCAACATCTCTGCAAACATATCCCACGGGATTTCACTTTTATTACCTCCCTGTTTGAATATGAACAGCAATTAAGTGAATACACGGCTAATTTAGTCCCTGTTGATTTTATTAACAAACCGCAAGAAACCCAACAGCTGCTGAACGCTTTTTATCAGCTTTATCAGTTAGATTTACAACAATTATCTCTCCTAGATAGTATTGCTACTCAAAACAATTTTGAAACGATTAATCAGTTATTTGAATCTAATCAACGTCTATATAGCAACCTACAACAATTAATCAAGTATTATCAACTTGAGCAAAACAATGTGCTTGTAATCCAACGCTTACAAGCTATTTTCCATCAAGCTCGGTATGTTATTCGTAATATCAATTGGCTTAAATTATTACACCAATCATAA
- a CDS encoding peptidylprolyl isomerase has product MKSTYLKSICAIALTTFLTFSKPTLAAVEKVVATVNGIPVLNSQVSQALGNKANTPANRQNALQEVIDQILIEQAIQQSGIKIDPQQVQLAIENIAIQNGLSYSQFLQALAHQGMNIDQLRQEISQQILMAEIRNYSISQNISVTPEQVDELANKLYQKAKMQKGFKPALVPEYLARHILLPTNPLLNDTQAKAKLSQIRADILKGKISFAEAARINSKDYLSGADGGSLGWGFADRYVPEFQKALSQTKKGTISQPFKTQFGWHIVEVDDIRHIDRSQDAYRQKAYEDLINKQAEVASQDWLKALRQQAEIKILN; this is encoded by the coding sequence ATGAAATCAACCTATTTAAAATCAATTTGTGCCATCGCTTTAACCACTTTTTTAACCTTTAGTAAGCCCACTCTGGCAGCAGTAGAAAAAGTAGTTGCAACAGTAAACGGTATTCCCGTTTTAAATAGTCAAGTTAGTCAAGCCTTAGGGAATAAGGCAAATACACCTGCGAATCGTCAAAACGCATTACAAGAAGTAATTGATCAAATCTTGATTGAACAAGCTATTCAACAATCAGGTATTAAAATCGATCCACAACAAGTGCAATTAGCCATTGAAAATATTGCTATTCAAAATGGTTTAAGTTACAGCCAATTTTTACAAGCTCTCGCACATCAAGGAATGAATATCGATCAATTACGTCAAGAAATCTCGCAACAAATTTTAATGGCAGAAATTAGAAATTACAGCATTAGTCAAAATATTTCTGTTACACCAGAACAAGTTGATGAGTTAGCTAATAAATTATATCAAAAAGCCAAAATGCAAAAAGGCTTTAAACCAGCTTTAGTTCCTGAATATTTAGCCCGTCATATCTTATTACCTACCAATCCGTTATTAAATGATACACAAGCTAAAGCAAAATTAAGTCAAATTCGAGCGGATATTTTAAAAGGTAAAATAAGTTTTGCAGAAGCAGCCAGAATTAATTCAAAAGACTATTTATCTGGTGCAGATGGTGGTAGTTTAGGCTGGGGATTTGCAGATCGGTATGTCCCAGAATTTCAGAAAGCTCTTAGCCAGACAAAAAAAGGGACTATTTCTCAACCTTTTAAAACTCAATTTGGTTGGCATATTGTAGAAGTGGACGATATTCGCCATATCGATCGTAGCCAAGATGCGTATCGTCAAAAAGCTTACGAAGACTTAATCAATAAACAAGCTGAAGTTGCATCACAAGATTGGTTAAAAGCATTACGTCAGCAAGCTGAAATAAAAATTCTAAACTAA
- the apaH gene encoding bis(5'-nucleosyl)-tetraphosphatase (symmetrical) ApaH, producing the protein MATYFVGDLQGCFDEFQRLLEQVKFNPQQDKLYLVGDLVARGEKSLECLRWVKAQGSAVQTVLGNHDLHLLSTAYGIKKIKPIDKVEAIFSAQDSEELIAWLQQQPLLIHDQQHNFIVVHAGISPDWDLNTAIHCAKEVEQVLQKGNYYQLLSQMYADQPTKWHNDLQGIERLRYSINVLTRMRFCYQDGSLDFACKAPINQAPPELKAWFELPNPLYQTTSIIFGHWASLVDQPTPSNIYALDTGCVWGNRLTLLRWEDKKLFVQPSLKA; encoded by the coding sequence ATGGCAACTTATTTTGTTGGCGATTTACAAGGCTGTTTTGATGAATTTCAACGCTTATTGGAGCAAGTCAAATTTAATCCACAACAGGATAAGCTCTATTTAGTCGGGGATCTAGTTGCCCGTGGAGAAAAATCGCTGGAATGTTTACGTTGGGTGAAAGCACAAGGTTCAGCAGTACAAACCGTACTAGGTAACCACGATCTGCATTTACTTTCAACCGCTTATGGGATTAAAAAAATTAAACCTATTGATAAAGTTGAAGCCATTTTTTCAGCTCAAGATAGCGAAGAATTAATTGCTTGGCTACAACAACAACCACTATTAATCCACGATCAACAACATAATTTTATCGTTGTACACGCTGGAATTAGTCCGGATTGGGATCTGAATACAGCAATTCATTGTGCAAAAGAAGTTGAACAAGTGTTACAAAAAGGTAATTATTACCAGCTTTTAAGTCAAATGTACGCCGATCAACCAACAAAATGGCATAATGATTTGCAAGGGATTGAACGCCTCAGATACAGCATCAATGTTTTAACTCGTATGCGTTTTTGTTATCAAGATGGTAGCTTAGATTTCGCCTGTAAAGCACCTATTAATCAAGCACCACCCGAATTAAAAGCATGGTTTGAATTACCTAATCCGTTATATCAAACAACATCAATAATCTTCGGACACTGGGCAAGTCTTGTCGATCAGCCTACCCCTTCAAATATTTATGCCCTAGACACGGGCTGTGTCTGGGGAAATAGACTGACACTATTACGTTGGGAAGATAAAAAATTATTTGTACAGCCTAGCCTTAAGGCTTAA